A region of Bacillota bacterium DNA encodes the following proteins:
- a CDS encoding ABC transporter ATP-binding protein, which yields MGLTVSHLRKVYRRSGREIVAADDVSFQVRAGEVVGLLGPNGAGKTTTIKCILGLLVPTAGSVRICGFDPRRQARQALRRVGAMLEGTRNLHWSRSALENLLFFANLAGIPTTTARARSLELLERYRLLDRAGSLVGQLSRGMQQKLALCAALVRDPEVLLLDEPTLGLDVEAALDVRQLLLELARERARAVLVASHDMRLVESVCGRVIVLHRGRVLADEEVPHLLEMLSTRSYRFVVEGSLTGRAREAIFASFTGAEVTAAEGRTVIEVTVERATRLYDLVELLRDHGAALASVDHRAPDLEQVFLHLIRGGQEARAGASRTGAGLRTTAEVAGGAECAGPGAMDGCDPRSTGEGGRGA from the coding sequence TTGGGACTGACCGTCTCGCACCTCCGTAAGGTGTACCGACGCTCCGGGCGCGAGATAGTGGCCGCCGACGATGTGAGTTTCCAGGTGCGCGCTGGCGAAGTGGTGGGTCTACTGGGGCCGAACGGGGCCGGCAAAACCACCACCATCAAGTGCATCCTGGGCTTGCTGGTACCGACGGCGGGAAGCGTGCGCATATGCGGGTTCGATCCGCGACGTCAGGCCCGGCAGGCACTGCGCCGCGTCGGTGCCATGCTGGAGGGGACGAGAAACCTGCACTGGAGCCGGTCCGCCCTGGAGAATCTGCTCTTCTTCGCCAACCTCGCCGGCATCCCCACCACGACCGCCCGTGCCCGCTCCCTGGAGTTGCTTGAGCGTTACAGGCTCCTCGACCGGGCCGGCTCTCTCGTGGGGCAACTCTCGCGGGGGATGCAACAGAAGCTGGCACTGTGTGCAGCCCTGGTCCGGGATCCGGAAGTACTGCTGCTGGACGAACCCACGCTCGGCCTGGACGTGGAAGCTGCCCTCGACGTGCGCCAGTTGCTGCTTGAGCTGGCCCGCGAGCGTGCCAGGGCCGTGCTGGTGGCCAGCCACGACATGCGGCTGGTGGAGTCGGTATGCGGGCGCGTGATCGTGCTCCACCGGGGTCGGGTGCTGGCCGACGAAGAGGTTCCCCACCTCCTTGAGATGCTGAGTACCCGCAGCTACCGTTTCGTGGTGGAGGGGAGCCTGACCGGGCGGGCCCGGGAAGCGATCTTCGCCAGCTTCACCGGGGCGGAGGTGACCGCGGCAGAGGGCCGCACCGTCATCGAGGTCACCGTGGAGCGAGCCACCCGGTTGTACGACCTGGTGGAGTTGCTGCGGGATCACGGAGCGGCCCTCGCCTCCGTCGACCACCGCGCGCCCGACCTGGAGCAGGTATTCCTCCATCTGATCAGAGGCGGGCAGGAGGCGCGTGCCGGCGCATCTCGCACGGGCGCCGGACTTCGCACCACGGCGGAGGTCGCGGGCGGAGCGGAGTGCGCGGGGCCCGGTGCCATGGACGGATGCGATCCGCGTTCGACGGGTGAAGGGGGTCGGGGAGCATGA